One stretch of Astatotilapia calliptera chromosome 3, fAstCal1.2, whole genome shotgun sequence DNA includes these proteins:
- the LOC113009993 gene encoding L-selectin-like yields MTEKSFSCDRATMQWSLFLLLLMGQCVFITCQLYEYHFIKDEMSWDEARAYCRENYTDLAKVFDLTDMRRLQDSAQNQTQAWIGLYSEPGRDNRTWHWSLPGEEYTENKTCWGDTEPNDGAYPENCVMTVDKWADYPCSDTFQFICYDETMKDNKTFHLIIMPIMAKKTWTQAQSYCRQHHTDLASGLDQIYSEEFKTLLNSRAPKVKSWIGLFRDSWRWSDGSNFSFRYWDMDSFNDGLNNRTCYDSVREIRKMELCWM; encoded by the exons atgacagaaaagtcatTTTCATGTGACCGAGCGACGATGCAGTGGAGTCTGTTTCTGCTTCTGCTGATGG GTCAGTGTGTCTTCATCACATGTCAGCTGTATGAGTACCACTTTATTAAAGACGAGATGAGCTGGGATGAAGCACGGGCATACTGCAGAGAGAACTACACAGACCTGGCCAAAGTGTTTGACCTGACAGACATGAGAAGACTTCAAGACTCTGCACAGAATCAAACACAAGCCTGGATTGGACTGTACAGCGAGCCAGGAAGAGACAACAGGACGTGGCACTGGTCTCTGCCGGGGGAGGaatacactgaaaataaaacctGTTGGGGAGATACAGAGCCAAATGATGGAGCATACCCTGAGAACTGTGTGATGACAGTAGACAAGTGGGCAGATTATCCATGTAGTGACACATTTCAGTTCATCTGCTATGACG AAACAATGAAAGACAACAAAACGTTTCATTTGATTATTATGCCGATTATGGCGAAGAAGACCTGGACTCAGGCTCAGAGCTACTGCAGACAGCATCACACCGACCTGGCCAGTGGACTCGATCAGATATACAGTGAAGAGTTTAAGACGCTGCTGAACTCTAGAGCCCCTAAGGTGAAGTCGTGGATCGGCCTGTTCAGAGACAGCTGGAGGTGGTCAGATGGGAGTAACTTCTCTTTCAGATACTGGGACATGGACTCATTTAATGATGGACTAAACAACAGGACGTGCTACGACTCTGTTAGAGAGATCAGGAAGATGGAGCTCTGCTGGATGTGA
- the LOC113009768 gene encoding transferrin receptor protein 2-like isoform X2, protein MTTHLTQASLMSVHHSVSDDDEEEEVGGAQRAELRLAISEDEEEAGPFSDLTALVMRYRHGDRRCCVLLCVGGVIVFTAAFLLAYGIFSGRYHCSQAEQGHEQQLGGAKAPSEGGAGLYLGELRLMMRKLLQDEDIHNTVSRVSRAAHPPGSSEGTSLASEILQRFRELQMDHTWTESLYATLQFPDRSQRSSLSLVDSAGRVSEEIPLNPSDYCPYSSTGNATGGVVYANYGRPEDFKWLKREDVSVAGCVVVMRVGGGVSFAEKVWLAEKNGASGALIYPDPADVPQDPRRLGLNTHTAVSEHVHLGSGDPFTPGFPSFNHTQFPPIQSSGLPLIPALPITATVASKLLSQLTGPSCPRPWQGRLPYVRCVVGPEFSNGRRVQMSVQNVMKPILLNNIFSSLEGRVEPDQYIILGAQRDCLGPGAVKSGVGTAILLELARTFSAMVKKGFSPRRSLLFVSWDAGDFGNVGATEWLEGYLSMLHLKAVAYFSLDQAVMGDEVLSAYTSPLLVDLLDAAIRQVEHPKHAGQSIYSQAERDGGSWRIMKPLYLNSGAFSFTAFAGVPAMELRFTEERAYPFINTPLDSVSRLQEVLGGRLGVTGRSLGELVGEMVLRLAHDHILPLRITSYAQTVLQFSAQLNKHSAELQSRGLSPQWVFSARGDYSRAAETLQRAIDYSDLHEPTITRFYNTRIMKVEYYFLSQYVSAVETPFRHVIHGRGNHTLSALTEHLGLLTSDPGRFDESSFRRQLALFTWTLQGAANALNGDVWSIHNMHRFTH, encoded by the exons ATGACTACCCACCTGACACAG GCTTCCTTGATGTCCGTCCACCACTCAGtgtctgatgatgatgaagaagaggaggtggGAGGTGCTCAGCGGGCGGAGCTGCGGCTGGCGATATcagaagacgaggaggaggCGGGACCTTTCAGTGACCTCACAGCTCTGGTGATGAGGTATCGTCATGGAGACCGGCGATGCTGTGTGCTGTTGTGTGTGGGCGGAGTCATCGTGTTCACCGCTG CGTTCCTATTGGCTTATGGGATCTTCAGTGGGCGGTACCACTGCTCCCAAGCAGAGCAGGGGCATGAGCAGCAGCTGGGTGGGGCTAAAGCTCCTTCAGAAGGAGGGGCGGGGCTTTACTTGGGAGAGCTAAGATTGATGATGAGGAAGCTGCTACAGGATGAAGACATCCACAACACAGTCAG TCGCGTGAGCCGGGCAGCTCATCCTCCAGGCTCCTCGGAGGGTACCTCTCTGGCCTCAGAGATCCTGCAACGCTTCAGGGAGCTGCAGATGGACCACACCTGGACTGAGTCGCTATACGCCACGCTGCAGTTCCCCGACAG GTCTCAGAGGAGCTCTCTGAGCTTGGTGGACTCTGCAGGTCGGGTCTCAGAAGAGATTCCTCTCAACCCTTCTGACTACTGCCCGTACAGCTCCACAGGAAATGCCACA GGGGGTGTGGTCTATGCCAACTATGGCCGACCGGAGGATTTTAAATGGCTGAAACGTGAGGACGTGTCTGTGGCTGGCTGTGTGGTGGTGATGCGTGTTGGGGGCGGGGTCAGTTTTGCGGAGAAGGTCTGGTTGGCTGAGAAGAACGGTGCGAGTGGAGCTTTGATCTACCCTGACCCTGCTGATGTGCCGCAGGACCCTCGCCGCCTTggcctgaacacacacactgctgtgtcTGAACAT GTCCACCTAGGGTCAGGGGACCCCTTCACCCCTGGCTTTCCCTCCTTCAATCACACTCAGTTCCCGCCCATTCAGTCCTCCGGTCTGCCACTCATTCCAGCCCTGCCAATTACTGCCACTGTGGCCTCCAAGCTGCTTAG CCAGCTGACAGGTCCGTCCTGTCCTCGGCCCTGGCAGGGTCGGCTGCCGTACGTGCGCTGCGTTGTCGGTCCCGAGTTCAGTAACGGACGCAGAGTCCAGATGTCGGTTCAGAACGTGATGAAGCCGATCCTGCTCAACAACATCTTCTCATCACTGGAAGGCAGAGTGGAGCCAG ACCAGTACATCATACTGGGAGCTCAGAGGGACTGTCTGGGTCCGGGAGCCGTGAAGTCCGGAGTTGGAACTGCGATCCTGCTGGAGCTGGCTCGAACCTTTTCAGCCATGGTGAAGAAGG GTTTCAGTCCAAGACGCAGCTTGTTGTTTGTCAGCTGGGATGCTGGAGACTTTGGGAATGTTGGAGCAACCGAATGGCTTGAG GGTTATCTGTCCATGCTTCACCTGAAGGCTGTGGCCTACTTCAGTCTGGACCAGGCAGTCATGG GTGATGAGGTCCTGTCAGCTTACACCAGTCCTCTCCTGGTTGACCTGCTGGACGCTGCCATCAGACAG GTGGAGCATCCCAAACATGCAGGTCAGAGCATCTACAGCCAGGCGGAGAGAGATGGAGGTAGCTGGAGGat TATGAAGCCACTGTATCTGAACAGCGGCGCTTTCAGCTTCACGGCGTTTGCAGGAGTTCCAGCCATGGAGCTCAGATTCACCGAG GAGCGAGCATATCCATTCATCAACACGCCATTGGACAGTGTCTCACGCCTGCAGGAGGTGCTGGGGGGTCGTCTGGGGGTCACGGGGCGGAGCTTAGGGGAGCTGGTGGGGGAAATGGTGCTGCGATTGGCCCACGACCACATCCTGCCGCTGCGCATCACTTCCTACGCCCAGACAGTGCTGCAGTTCAGTGCtcagctcaacaaacactcTGCTGAGCTGCAG tccAGAGGTTTGTCTCCTCAGTGGGTCTTCAGCGCTCGAGGAGATTACAGCCGAGCGGCAGAGACGCTGCAGAGAGCCATCGACTACAGCGACCTGCACGAGCCCACCATAACACGCTTCTACAATACTCGCATCATGAAG GTGGAGTACTACTTCCTGTCTCAGTACGTGTCTGCAGTTGAGACGCCATTCCGTCATGTGATCCACGGCCGCGGCAACCATACTCTGAGTGCGCTCACTGAGCACTTGGGCCTGCTCACCTCTGACCCCGGACGCTTCGACGAGAGCAGCTTCAGACGGCAGCTGGCGCTGTTCACGTGGACGCTGCAGGGCGCCGCCAACGCTCTGAATGGAGACGTGTGGAGCATCCACAACATGCACCGCTTCACCCACTGA
- the LOC113009768 gene encoding transferrin receptor protein 2-like isoform X1, whose amino-acid sequence MVISFSLEASLMSVHHSVSDDDEEEEVGGAQRAELRLAISEDEEEAGPFSDLTALVMRYRHGDRRCCVLLCVGGVIVFTAAFLLAYGIFSGRYHCSQAEQGHEQQLGGAKAPSEGGAGLYLGELRLMMRKLLQDEDIHNTVSRVSRAAHPPGSSEGTSLASEILQRFRELQMDHTWTESLYATLQFPDRSQRSSLSLVDSAGRVSEEIPLNPSDYCPYSSTGNATGGVVYANYGRPEDFKWLKREDVSVAGCVVVMRVGGGVSFAEKVWLAEKNGASGALIYPDPADVPQDPRRLGLNTHTAVSEHVHLGSGDPFTPGFPSFNHTQFPPIQSSGLPLIPALPITATVASKLLSQLTGPSCPRPWQGRLPYVRCVVGPEFSNGRRVQMSVQNVMKPILLNNIFSSLEGRVEPDQYIILGAQRDCLGPGAVKSGVGTAILLELARTFSAMVKKGFSPRRSLLFVSWDAGDFGNVGATEWLEGYLSMLHLKAVAYFSLDQAVMGDEVLSAYTSPLLVDLLDAAIRQVEHPKHAGQSIYSQAERDGGSWRIMKPLYLNSGAFSFTAFAGVPAMELRFTEERAYPFINTPLDSVSRLQEVLGGRLGVTGRSLGELVGEMVLRLAHDHILPLRITSYAQTVLQFSAQLNKHSAELQSRGLSPQWVFSARGDYSRAAETLQRAIDYSDLHEPTITRFYNTRIMKVEYYFLSQYVSAVETPFRHVIHGRGNHTLSALTEHLGLLTSDPGRFDESSFRRQLALFTWTLQGAANALNGDVWSIHNMHRFTH is encoded by the exons atggttataTCTTTCTCTCTGGAGGCTTCCTTGATGTCCGTCCACCACTCAGtgtctgatgatgatgaagaagaggaggtggGAGGTGCTCAGCGGGCGGAGCTGCGGCTGGCGATATcagaagacgaggaggaggCGGGACCTTTCAGTGACCTCACAGCTCTGGTGATGAGGTATCGTCATGGAGACCGGCGATGCTGTGTGCTGTTGTGTGTGGGCGGAGTCATCGTGTTCACCGCTG CGTTCCTATTGGCTTATGGGATCTTCAGTGGGCGGTACCACTGCTCCCAAGCAGAGCAGGGGCATGAGCAGCAGCTGGGTGGGGCTAAAGCTCCTTCAGAAGGAGGGGCGGGGCTTTACTTGGGAGAGCTAAGATTGATGATGAGGAAGCTGCTACAGGATGAAGACATCCACAACACAGTCAG TCGCGTGAGCCGGGCAGCTCATCCTCCAGGCTCCTCGGAGGGTACCTCTCTGGCCTCAGAGATCCTGCAACGCTTCAGGGAGCTGCAGATGGACCACACCTGGACTGAGTCGCTATACGCCACGCTGCAGTTCCCCGACAG GTCTCAGAGGAGCTCTCTGAGCTTGGTGGACTCTGCAGGTCGGGTCTCAGAAGAGATTCCTCTCAACCCTTCTGACTACTGCCCGTACAGCTCCACAGGAAATGCCACA GGGGGTGTGGTCTATGCCAACTATGGCCGACCGGAGGATTTTAAATGGCTGAAACGTGAGGACGTGTCTGTGGCTGGCTGTGTGGTGGTGATGCGTGTTGGGGGCGGGGTCAGTTTTGCGGAGAAGGTCTGGTTGGCTGAGAAGAACGGTGCGAGTGGAGCTTTGATCTACCCTGACCCTGCTGATGTGCCGCAGGACCCTCGCCGCCTTggcctgaacacacacactgctgtgtcTGAACAT GTCCACCTAGGGTCAGGGGACCCCTTCACCCCTGGCTTTCCCTCCTTCAATCACACTCAGTTCCCGCCCATTCAGTCCTCCGGTCTGCCACTCATTCCAGCCCTGCCAATTACTGCCACTGTGGCCTCCAAGCTGCTTAG CCAGCTGACAGGTCCGTCCTGTCCTCGGCCCTGGCAGGGTCGGCTGCCGTACGTGCGCTGCGTTGTCGGTCCCGAGTTCAGTAACGGACGCAGAGTCCAGATGTCGGTTCAGAACGTGATGAAGCCGATCCTGCTCAACAACATCTTCTCATCACTGGAAGGCAGAGTGGAGCCAG ACCAGTACATCATACTGGGAGCTCAGAGGGACTGTCTGGGTCCGGGAGCCGTGAAGTCCGGAGTTGGAACTGCGATCCTGCTGGAGCTGGCTCGAACCTTTTCAGCCATGGTGAAGAAGG GTTTCAGTCCAAGACGCAGCTTGTTGTTTGTCAGCTGGGATGCTGGAGACTTTGGGAATGTTGGAGCAACCGAATGGCTTGAG GGTTATCTGTCCATGCTTCACCTGAAGGCTGTGGCCTACTTCAGTCTGGACCAGGCAGTCATGG GTGATGAGGTCCTGTCAGCTTACACCAGTCCTCTCCTGGTTGACCTGCTGGACGCTGCCATCAGACAG GTGGAGCATCCCAAACATGCAGGTCAGAGCATCTACAGCCAGGCGGAGAGAGATGGAGGTAGCTGGAGGat TATGAAGCCACTGTATCTGAACAGCGGCGCTTTCAGCTTCACGGCGTTTGCAGGAGTTCCAGCCATGGAGCTCAGATTCACCGAG GAGCGAGCATATCCATTCATCAACACGCCATTGGACAGTGTCTCACGCCTGCAGGAGGTGCTGGGGGGTCGTCTGGGGGTCACGGGGCGGAGCTTAGGGGAGCTGGTGGGGGAAATGGTGCTGCGATTGGCCCACGACCACATCCTGCCGCTGCGCATCACTTCCTACGCCCAGACAGTGCTGCAGTTCAGTGCtcagctcaacaaacactcTGCTGAGCTGCAG tccAGAGGTTTGTCTCCTCAGTGGGTCTTCAGCGCTCGAGGAGATTACAGCCGAGCGGCAGAGACGCTGCAGAGAGCCATCGACTACAGCGACCTGCACGAGCCCACCATAACACGCTTCTACAATACTCGCATCATGAAG GTGGAGTACTACTTCCTGTCTCAGTACGTGTCTGCAGTTGAGACGCCATTCCGTCATGTGATCCACGGCCGCGGCAACCATACTCTGAGTGCGCTCACTGAGCACTTGGGCCTGCTCACCTCTGACCCCGGACGCTTCGACGAGAGCAGCTTCAGACGGCAGCTGGCGCTGTTCACGTGGACGCTGCAGGGCGCCGCCAACGCTCTGAATGGAGACGTGTGGAGCATCCACAACATGCACCGCTTCACCCACTGA